In the genome of Chrysemys picta bellii isolate R12L10 chromosome 17, ASM1138683v2, whole genome shotgun sequence, one region contains:
- the ACTN4 gene encoding alpha-actinin-4 isoform X3 gives MSGFQLLLLDSFCAAYKAETAANRICKVLAVNQENEHLMEDYEKLASDLLEWIKRTIPWLEDRDPQKTIQEMQQKLEDFRDYRRVHKPPKVQEKCQLEINFNTLQTKLRLSNRPAFMPSEGKMVSDINNGWQHLEQAEKGYEEWLLNEIRRLERLDHLAEKFRQKASIHESWTEGKEAMLRQKDYETATLSDIKALIRKHEAFESDLAAHQDRVEQIAAIAQELNELDYYDSPSVNARCQKICDQWDALGSLTHSRREALEKTEKQLETIDQLHLEYAKRAAPFNNWMESAMEDLQDMFIVHTIEEIEGLIAAHDQFKSTLPDADKEREAILGIQNEAQRIADYNNIKLSGNNPYTSVTPQIINSKWERVQQLVPKRDHALQDEQSKQQSNEHLRRQFASQANIVGPWIQTKMEEIGRISIEMNGTLEDQLNHLKQYEQSIVDYKPNIDLLEQQHQLIQEALIFDNKHTNYTMEHIRVGWEQLLTTIARTINEVENQILTRDAKGISQEQMQEFRASFNHFDKDHGGTLGPEEFKACLISLGYDVENDRQGDAEFNRIMSVVDPNNSGIVTFQAFIDFMSRETTDTDTADQVIASFKVLAGDKNYITAEELRRELPPDQAEYCIARMAPYQGPDAVSGALDYKSFSTALYGESDL, from the exons ATGTCTGGCTTTCAACTCCTCCTCTTGGACTCTTTCTGTGCTGCCTACAAG GCTGAGACAGCAGCTAACCGGATTTGCAAAGTGCTGGCTGTGAACCAGGAGAACGAGCACCTGATGGAGGACTACGAGAAACTGGCGTCTGAT CTGCTGGAGTGGATTAAACGCACTATCCCCTGGCTGGAGGACCGTGACCCACAGAAGACCATTCAAGAGATGCAGCAAAAACTGGAAGATTTCCGTGACTACAGGCGCGTCCATAAGCCTCCCAAAGTGCAGGAGAAGTGTCAGCTGGAGATAAACTTCAACACCTTGCAGACTAAACTCCGGCTGAGCAACAGGCCTGCCTTCATGCCCTCGGAGGGCAAGATGGTCTCA GACATTAATAATGGCTGGCAGCACTTGGAACAGGCGGAGAAAGGCTATGAAGAATGGCTGCTGAACGAGATCAGGAGGCTAGAGCGACTGGACCACTTGGCTGAGAAGTTCAGACAGAAAGCCTCCATCCACGAGTCCTGGACTGAAG ggaAAGAAGCCATGCTGAGGCAGAAGGACTACGAAACCGCCACCCTGTCGGACATCAAAGCCCTGATCAGGAAGCACGAGGCCTTCGAGAGCGACCTGGCAGCTCACCAGGACCGCGTGGAGCAGATCGCTGCCATTGCACAGGAGCTCAA tgaGCTGGATTACTACGACTCCCCCAGCGTGAACGCTCGGTGCCAGAAGATCTGTGACCAGTGGGATGCTCTGGGGTCCCTGACCCACAGTAGGAGAGAAGCCCTTGAG AAAACAGAGAAACAGCTGGAGACCAtcgaccagctgcacctggaatACGCCAAGAGGGCAGCGCCGTTCAACAACTGGATGGAGAGTGCCATGGAAGACCTCCAGGACATGTTCATCGTGCACACCATAGAGGAGATCGAG GGCCTGATTGCAGCTCACGATCAGTTCAAATCCACCCTGCCGGATGCAGACAAAGAGCGCGAGGCCATCCTGGGCATCCAGAACGAGGCTCAGCGGATTGCGGACTACAACAACATCAAGCTGTCTGGGAACAACCCGTACACTTCGGTTACCCCGCAGATCATCAACTCCAAGTGGGAAAGG GTTCAGCAGCTGGTGCCCAAGAGGGACCATGCTCTGCAGGATGAGCAGAGCAAGCAGCAGTCCAATGAGCACTTGCGTCGGCAGTTTGCCAGCCAGGCCAACATCGTTGGGCCCTGGATACAGACCAAAATGGAG gaaaTAGGGCGCATCTCCATCGAGATGAACGGCACGCTGGAGGACCAACTGAATCACCTCAAGCAGTACGAGCAGAGCATTGTGGACTACAAGCCCAACATCGACCTGCTagagcagcagcaccagctcATCCAGGAGGCGCTGATCTTCGATAACAAGCACACCAACTACACCATGGAG CATATTCGTGTTGGCTGGGAGCAGCTCCTCACCACCATCGCCCGCACCATCAACGAAGTGGAGAACCAGATCCTAACCCGCGATGCCAAGGGAAtcagccaggagcagatgcaggaATTCCGGGCCTCCTTTAACCACTTCGACAAG GACCACGGCGGTACCCTGGGACCTGAGGAGTTCAAAGCCTGCCTCATCAGCTTGGGATACGATGTGGAAAATGACAGACAG GGAGATGCCGAGTTCAACCGGATAATGAGTGTTGTGGATCCCAACAACAGCGGGATTGTGACCTTCCAGGCCTTCATCGACTTCATGTCCCGAGAGACGACTGACACAGACACAGCTGACCAGGTCATTGCCTCCTTCAAGGTCCTGGCCGGAGACAAG AACTACATCACAGCGGAGGAGCTGAGGCGAGAGCTGCCCCCAGACCAAGCGGAGTACTGCATCGCTCGCATGGCACCATACCAGGGTCCCGACGCCGTCTCCGGAGCCCTGGACTACAAGTCCTTCTCCACGGCACTGTACGGCGAGAGCGACCTGTGA
- the ACTN4 gene encoding alpha-actinin-4 isoform X4, with the protein MPRAETAANRICKVLAVNQENEHLMEDYEKLASDLLEWIKRTIPWLEDRDPQKTIQEMQQKLEDFRDYRRVHKPPKVQEKCQLEINFNTLQTKLRLSNRPAFMPSEGKMVSDINNGWQHLEQAEKGYEEWLLNEIRRLERLDHLAEKFRQKASIHESWTEGKEAMLRQKDYETATLSDIKALIRKHEAFESDLAAHQDRVEQIAAIAQELNELDYYDSPSVNARCQKICDQWDALGSLTHSRREALEKTEKQLETIDQLHLEYAKRAAPFNNWMESAMEDLQDMFIVHTIEEIEGLIAAHDQFKSTLPDADKEREAILGIQNEAQRIADYNNIKLSGNNPYTSVTPQIINSKWERVQQLVPKRDHALQDEQSKQQSNEHLRRQFASQANIVGPWIQTKMEEIGRISIEMNGTLEDQLNHLKQYEQSIVDYKPNIDLLEQQHQLIQEALIFDNKHTNYTMEHIRVGWEQLLTTIARTINEVENQILTRDAKGISQEQMQEFRASFNHFDKDHGGTLGPEEFKACLISLGYDVENDRQGDAEFNRIMSVVDPNNSGIVTFQAFIDFMSRETTDTDTADQVIASFKVLAGDKNYITAEELRRELPPDQAEYCIARMAPYQGPDAVSGALDYKSFSTALYGESDL; encoded by the exons GCTGAGACAGCAGCTAACCGGATTTGCAAAGTGCTGGCTGTGAACCAGGAGAACGAGCACCTGATGGAGGACTACGAGAAACTGGCGTCTGAT CTGCTGGAGTGGATTAAACGCACTATCCCCTGGCTGGAGGACCGTGACCCACAGAAGACCATTCAAGAGATGCAGCAAAAACTGGAAGATTTCCGTGACTACAGGCGCGTCCATAAGCCTCCCAAAGTGCAGGAGAAGTGTCAGCTGGAGATAAACTTCAACACCTTGCAGACTAAACTCCGGCTGAGCAACAGGCCTGCCTTCATGCCCTCGGAGGGCAAGATGGTCTCA GACATTAATAATGGCTGGCAGCACTTGGAACAGGCGGAGAAAGGCTATGAAGAATGGCTGCTGAACGAGATCAGGAGGCTAGAGCGACTGGACCACTTGGCTGAGAAGTTCAGACAGAAAGCCTCCATCCACGAGTCCTGGACTGAAG ggaAAGAAGCCATGCTGAGGCAGAAGGACTACGAAACCGCCACCCTGTCGGACATCAAAGCCCTGATCAGGAAGCACGAGGCCTTCGAGAGCGACCTGGCAGCTCACCAGGACCGCGTGGAGCAGATCGCTGCCATTGCACAGGAGCTCAA tgaGCTGGATTACTACGACTCCCCCAGCGTGAACGCTCGGTGCCAGAAGATCTGTGACCAGTGGGATGCTCTGGGGTCCCTGACCCACAGTAGGAGAGAAGCCCTTGAG AAAACAGAGAAACAGCTGGAGACCAtcgaccagctgcacctggaatACGCCAAGAGGGCAGCGCCGTTCAACAACTGGATGGAGAGTGCCATGGAAGACCTCCAGGACATGTTCATCGTGCACACCATAGAGGAGATCGAG GGCCTGATTGCAGCTCACGATCAGTTCAAATCCACCCTGCCGGATGCAGACAAAGAGCGCGAGGCCATCCTGGGCATCCAGAACGAGGCTCAGCGGATTGCGGACTACAACAACATCAAGCTGTCTGGGAACAACCCGTACACTTCGGTTACCCCGCAGATCATCAACTCCAAGTGGGAAAGG GTTCAGCAGCTGGTGCCCAAGAGGGACCATGCTCTGCAGGATGAGCAGAGCAAGCAGCAGTCCAATGAGCACTTGCGTCGGCAGTTTGCCAGCCAGGCCAACATCGTTGGGCCCTGGATACAGACCAAAATGGAG gaaaTAGGGCGCATCTCCATCGAGATGAACGGCACGCTGGAGGACCAACTGAATCACCTCAAGCAGTACGAGCAGAGCATTGTGGACTACAAGCCCAACATCGACCTGCTagagcagcagcaccagctcATCCAGGAGGCGCTGATCTTCGATAACAAGCACACCAACTACACCATGGAG CATATTCGTGTTGGCTGGGAGCAGCTCCTCACCACCATCGCCCGCACCATCAACGAAGTGGAGAACCAGATCCTAACCCGCGATGCCAAGGGAAtcagccaggagcagatgcaggaATTCCGGGCCTCCTTTAACCACTTCGACAAG GACCACGGCGGTACCCTGGGACCTGAGGAGTTCAAAGCCTGCCTCATCAGCTTGGGATACGATGTGGAAAATGACAGACAG GGAGATGCCGAGTTCAACCGGATAATGAGTGTTGTGGATCCCAACAACAGCGGGATTGTGACCTTCCAGGCCTTCATCGACTTCATGTCCCGAGAGACGACTGACACAGACACAGCTGACCAGGTCATTGCCTCCTTCAAGGTCCTGGCCGGAGACAAG AACTACATCACAGCGGAGGAGCTGAGGCGAGAGCTGCCCCCAGACCAAGCGGAGTACTGCATCGCTCGCATGGCACCATACCAGGGTCCCGACGCCGTCTCCGGAGCCCTGGACTACAAGTCCTTCTCCACGGCACTGTACGGCGAGAGCGACCTGTGA